The following proteins are encoded in a genomic region of Alistipes sp. ZOR0009:
- a CDS encoding pseudouridine synthase, with protein MVVKSRMAASKPKPQNLKYYLIYKPYGMMSQFSKEGDKPTLADLGFAFPKDVYPVGRLDHDSEGLLLLTNDKTLNHHLLNPKNHYQKTYWVQVDREITDSAVGELAKGVVIKLDKAYLTQPCTVRKIEMPNSLPERVPPVRFRLNVPTSWIEIVLTEGKNRQVRKMTAAVGFPTLRLVRCAIGSLKIGALAPGDVRELTDKEVQNLKKG; from the coding sequence ATGGTTGTAAAATCGCGCATGGCCGCAAGCAAGCCCAAGCCACAAAACCTGAAGTACTACCTAATATACAAGCCCTACGGCATGATGTCGCAGTTTAGCAAGGAGGGAGACAAGCCGACGCTGGCAGACCTCGGCTTTGCATTTCCGAAGGATGTTTACCCCGTAGGACGCCTGGACCACGATAGCGAGGGGCTGCTGCTGCTTACCAACGATAAAACCCTAAACCATCACCTCCTAAACCCTAAAAATCACTACCAAAAGACCTACTGGGTGCAGGTGGATAGAGAAATTACGGACAGCGCCGTGGGGGAGCTGGCAAAAGGGGTCGTTATTAAGCTGGACAAGGCATACCTTACGCAACCTTGCACTGTCCGGAAGATTGAAATGCCCAACAGCCTGCCCGAAAGAGTCCCACCCGTTCGCTTTAGGCTTAACGTACCCACCAGCTGGATTGAGATAGTGCTTACCGAAGGAAAAAACAGGCAGGTTCGGAAGATGACGGCAGCCGTTGGCTTCCCCACCCTTCGGCTAGTTAGATGCGCCATAGGGAGCCTGAAGATCGGTGCGCTTGCCCCTGGCGATGTTCGGGAGCTGACGGACAAGGAGGTGCAAAACCTAAAAAAAGGGTAG
- a CDS encoding potassium channel family protein encodes MLNFFRVTKIHHPILLIASIIAIGTAGYVYLENYRLLDALYMTIITIGTVGFGEVHPLSEVGRLFTAVLILTTLGIFAYSITLISHSFVEGEARRYFAEKYIRRKIKKMKEHVIICGLGRTGKAACHELLAADSKIVIVDRKGGDKAPRSENLVVVSGDATDEKTLLDAGIEHARAIICTLPSDADNVFVILTAKGLNPQIHVVCRASQENSYGKMLRAGADSVIRPEEIGGNMMAHMVLKPDVTEFWRMLSFKDGAPENYKEVLCSIFPDETIGKPIHDLHVRRITGVSIIGYKTAEGEILINPLLDRELERDGKLFMLGTNSQFEKFYEVFTKK; translated from the coding sequence ATGCTAAACTTTTTTAGGGTTACAAAAATACATCACCCAATACTACTTATTGCTAGCATCATAGCCATAGGTACTGCGGGGTATGTTTACTTAGAGAATTATCGGTTACTGGATGCGCTTTACATGACCATTATTACCATTGGTACGGTTGGGTTTGGCGAGGTGCATCCGCTTTCGGAGGTTGGGCGCCTATTTACAGCCGTCCTGATCCTCACAACACTCGGTATATTCGCCTACTCGATTACGCTCATCAGCCACTCGTTTGTGGAGGGGGAGGCTCGCCGCTACTTTGCGGAAAAGTATATTCGTCGAAAAATTAAGAAAATGAAGGAGCATGTGATTATTTGTGGATTGGGAAGGACAGGTAAAGCGGCCTGCCACGAGCTGCTAGCTGCCGATTCTAAAATTGTAATTGTAGATAGGAAGGGGGGCGACAAGGCTCCTCGGTCCGAGAATCTGGTTGTGGTGTCTGGCGATGCTACCGACGAGAAAACCTTGCTCGATGCCGGTATAGAGCATGCAAGGGCAATTATTTGCACGCTACCTTCCGATGCCGACAACGTATTTGTCATCTTAACGGCAAAAGGGCTAAATCCCCAAATTCATGTGGTGTGCCGAGCCTCGCAGGAGAACTCCTACGGTAAGATGCTTCGGGCAGGAGCCGATTCGGTAATCCGCCCCGAGGAGATTGGGGGGAATATGATGGCGCATATGGTGCTAAAGCCCGATGTAACGGAGTTTTGGCGGATGCTCTCGTTTAAGGACGGCGCTCCCGAAAACTACAAGGAGGTGCTCTGCTCCATCTTCCCCGACGAAACTATCGGCAAGCCAATACATGACTTGCATGTGCGGCGCATTACCGGGGTTAGCATTATTGGCTACAAGACTGCCGAAGGCGAGATTTTGATAAATCCGCTGCTCGACCGCGAGCTCGAGCGCGATGGGAAGCTGTTTATGCTGGGAACCAACAGCCAGTTCGAGAAGTTTTATGAGGTTTTTACCAAAAAGTAG
- a CDS encoding DUF6261 family protein, which produces MIEPSLFQEMRINEKGAFADKVLAKANPYGEKDADMKSLIDDANTKNQIFGKALEKLSLVAITKLMHEGDDLRDGGISNLEGYALSCSKRKDPVWAAAGQEVVNALRAIGWNMNYRGNKEETKLVDLFLAQIEAQPTLKQALTTISAQGWIDEIREGQASYKLHDAQREAADKPGGSITSREAARELGVAIDKLFRYVNFQIEFKDSADCTALANEINKTIAEYRVTMRQRATTSQKKGKK; this is translated from the coding sequence ATGATTGAGCCATCCCTATTTCAGGAAATGCGCATTAACGAAAAGGGCGCATTTGCCGACAAAGTACTAGCTAAAGCTAATCCTTATGGCGAGAAGGACGCCGATATGAAATCCCTTATCGACGATGCCAACACCAAAAATCAAATATTCGGCAAGGCCTTAGAAAAGCTGAGCTTGGTGGCTATCACCAAGCTGATGCACGAGGGCGACGACCTGCGCGACGGCGGCATCTCGAACCTCGAAGGCTACGCGCTGAGCTGCTCTAAGCGCAAGGACCCCGTGTGGGCCGCCGCCGGACAGGAGGTGGTAAACGCCCTTAGGGCCATTGGTTGGAATATGAACTACCGGGGCAACAAGGAGGAGACCAAGCTGGTAGACCTCTTCTTGGCGCAGATCGAGGCACAGCCAACCCTAAAGCAGGCTCTTACCACCATCAGCGCGCAGGGGTGGATAGACGAGATCCGCGAGGGGCAGGCCAGCTACAAGCTGCACGATGCCCAGCGCGAGGCGGCCGATAAGCCCGGCGGCAGCATCACCTCGAGGGAGGCTGCGCGCGAGCTAGGCGTTGCCATCGACAAGCTGTTCCGCTACGTTAACTTCCAAATCGAGTTTAAGGATAGCGCCGACTGCACCGCCCTGGCTAACGAGATCAACAAAACAATTGCGGAGTATCGGGTAACCATGAGGCAGCGCGCCACCACCTCCCAGAAAAAGGGGAAAAAGTAA
- a CDS encoding kelch repeat-containing protein — protein MKKYFCGLFLFLAILASCEKEEDLGTFDSIKVSDISNSSAYIFGAAKVEGKVKGVVVGEQPNVTEANGTVYSDEKTEGKNFSFFVSQLYANTKYYFKVFYTDQKGNRIYSPEKQFTTTNFNVTPVFGSLTAVDTIVNQKNSFMVRISLNESGGIRGAEYGICYDKTPNPTIDAKRIVGILDSKGVITCDMSSLNCYDTVMVRPYCKSEKGIHYGKSSKYAKSSWIFAGRFPGKTTNRPASIMYNGRCYIMLGYNPNASLRKDVNDANSDMWSFSSQNNEWTKELVLDGIIKDRTHQVENMKTVPLSNGFMFFKGTYFGFDAYTSFYTYNATTKQYAEFSPSGIDDYINSHSLGCYGFLMNKCPYVAMYAGNCYDKGVHIYKFDEGSKTFSLETSNPKRFGAGNVVNFTIGSQAYIGGGYYIPLFSNFKTEYTKDFWKYDFVTKEWRQLKDLPESEFVASFSFKNRIYAIARGSDNLYEYNVSSDTWNLIEKLPFKTVVAMPFSDALYLFTSHEEAEWYVNKVWKAVGL, from the coding sequence ATGAAAAAATATTTTTGTGGTTTGTTCCTTTTTTTGGCGATCCTTGCTTCATGCGAGAAAGAGGAGGATTTGGGAACTTTTGATTCCATTAAAGTCTCAGACATAAGCAATTCATCTGCCTACATTTTTGGAGCGGCTAAGGTTGAGGGTAAGGTTAAGGGTGTGGTCGTAGGTGAGCAGCCTAATGTGACAGAGGCAAATGGTACTGTTTATTCCGACGAGAAAACAGAGGGCAAAAATTTTAGTTTTTTTGTATCCCAGTTATACGCCAATACCAAGTACTACTTCAAAGTGTTCTATACTGATCAAAAAGGAAATAGGATATATAGCCCCGAAAAGCAGTTTACCACTACAAATTTTAATGTGACTCCGGTGTTTGGTAGTCTCACGGCAGTTGATACTATAGTTAATCAGAAGAACAGTTTTATGGTTCGCATTTCTCTTAATGAATCTGGAGGGATTAGAGGCGCAGAGTATGGAATATGCTACGATAAGACACCCAATCCAACTATTGATGCAAAGCGAATTGTTGGCATTCTAGATAGCAAAGGTGTAATAACCTGCGATATGTCTAGCCTCAATTGTTATGATACGGTTATGGTGAGGCCGTATTGCAAAAGTGAAAAAGGGATTCACTATGGGAAAAGTTCGAAGTATGCAAAATCTTCTTGGATTTTTGCTGGGCGATTTCCTGGTAAAACAACTAATCGTCCTGCTTCGATAATGTACAATGGACGGTGCTACATAATGCTAGGGTACAATCCTAATGCTTCTTTAAGAAAAGACGTTAATGATGCTAACTCTGATATGTGGAGTTTTTCCTCTCAAAATAATGAATGGACAAAAGAGTTGGTATTAGATGGCATAATTAAAGATCGGACACACCAAGTTGAGAATATGAAGACAGTGCCGCTCTCCAATGGATTTATGTTTTTTAAAGGCACCTATTTTGGGTTTGATGCATACACTTCTTTTTACACCTACAATGCCACAACAAAGCAGTATGCAGAATTTTCACCTAGCGGGATTGATGATTATATCAATTCCCATTCATTGGGATGCTATGGCTTTTTGATGAATAAGTGCCCTTACGTAGCAATGTATGCTGGGAATTGTTATGATAAAGGGGTGCATATTTACAAGTTCGATGAAGGATCGAAAACCTTTAGCCTAGAAACGTCTAATCCTAAACGGTTCGGAGCTGGAAATGTTGTTAACTTTACAATAGGGAGTCAGGCATACATAGGTGGTGGTTATTACATCCCTTTGTTTAGTAATTTTAAAACAGAGTATACAAAAGATTTTTGGAAGTATGATTTTGTAACAAAGGAGTGGAGGCAGCTTAAAGATCTGCCTGAATCTGAATTTGTAGCTTCTTTTTCGTTCAAAAATCGTATTTACGCCATTGCTCGAGGTTCGGACAACTTGTACGAATATAATGTTAGCAGCGATACTTGGAACCTGATTGAGAAGCTACCGTTTAAGACTGTAGTCGCAATGCCATTTAGCGATGCTTTATACTTATTTACCTCACACGAAGAAGCTGAATGGTATGTAAATAAAGTATGGAAGGCAGTAGGTCTTTAG
- a CDS encoding TolC family protein, with protein sequence MKNITFLTLLVALTTSINASAQEVLTLQDAVKKGLESNYNVRLAGNDLKTATNNNTYGNAGFFPKVDATIGGNLKSSSDETTALNGTKTSNSPQTVNASAGLSLSWTLFDGMNMFISKEKLDMLQQVGETALRINMENTTAQIIMSYNSIVQQKKLIKVFTEALNISLQRASIARKAKSIGAGSEVAMLKSEVDYKTDSANLIQQKLALSNLKADLNELLGRNPQQDFDVSDISLAPESINLSDIMTKGLEQNPSLIATRQQQTVSELDVKSAKSSRLPSINLNSSYTFNQYDYKNGSYDKMNSHGPFVGVTAGVTLFNGFKVRRNIRNAQIQLENAQVRTEQMEQALRTDIIKGYNAFTTNTALVDIEQKSLALAQRNLDIAIKAYAQGSISDLEMRETQKNFVDVSYRLINAQINLKNTEVELRRISGTLTVKN encoded by the coding sequence ATGAAGAATATTACTTTTCTTACGCTTTTGGTGGCTCTAACCACAAGTATCAACGCTTCCGCACAGGAAGTTTTGACGCTTCAAGATGCCGTTAAAAAGGGGCTAGAAAGCAACTACAACGTTCGTCTTGCAGGAAACGACTTAAAAACGGCAACCAACAACAATACCTACGGTAATGCCGGCTTTTTCCCTAAAGTAGACGCAACGATTGGGGGCAACCTTAAAAGCAGCAGCGACGAAACAACCGCACTAAATGGGACTAAAACGTCTAATTCTCCTCAAACAGTGAATGCCTCGGCGGGACTTTCCCTCTCGTGGACTCTTTTTGATGGAATGAACATGTTTATCTCTAAGGAAAAGTTGGATATGCTGCAGCAGGTTGGAGAGACAGCGCTGCGCATAAATATGGAGAATACCACTGCTCAGATTATCATGAGCTACAACTCCATCGTTCAGCAGAAAAAGCTGATAAAAGTGTTTACAGAAGCGCTAAATATCTCTTTGCAGCGAGCATCCATTGCCCGAAAGGCTAAAAGTATTGGTGCAGGGTCAGAAGTGGCCATGCTTAAATCTGAGGTGGACTATAAAACGGATAGCGCCAACCTAATACAGCAAAAGCTTGCGCTAAGCAACCTAAAGGCAGATCTCAATGAGCTGCTAGGCCGTAATCCTCAGCAAGATTTTGATGTCAGCGATATAAGCCTTGCGCCAGAATCAATAAACCTTTCCGATATAATGACAAAGGGATTGGAGCAAAACCCCAGCTTAATAGCAACCCGCCAGCAACAAACAGTTAGCGAGTTAGACGTAAAAAGCGCTAAGTCGTCTCGGCTTCCTAGCATCAATCTGAACTCGAGCTACACCTTCAATCAGTACGATTATAAAAACGGCTCATACGACAAGATGAATAGCCACGGTCCATTTGTTGGAGTCACAGCAGGCGTAACCCTCTTTAACGGATTTAAAGTTCGCCGCAATATCCGAAATGCGCAAATACAACTCGAGAATGCCCAAGTTAGAACAGAACAAATGGAGCAAGCACTCCGTACTGATATCATAAAAGGGTATAACGCCTTTACCACCAATACGGCACTCGTAGATATCGAACAAAAATCGCTTGCCCTCGCACAGCGCAACCTTGACATAGCGATAAAGGCATACGCACAAGGTTCCATTAGCGATTTGGAAATGCGCGAAACACAGAAAAACTTTGTTGATGTCTCGTATAGGCTAATAAATGCGCAAATAAACCTCAAAAACACAGAGGTAGAACTTCGCCGAATATCAGGAACATTAACCGTAAAAAACTAA
- a CDS encoding hemopexin repeat-containing protein — MSLKVDAAFQRNDNQRVYFIVGDNVFRYDLEVGKKLDDGFPKKVKDYWKGLPFDKIDAVYKAKHAAKLYFFSGDMYARYDIDGERMDEGYPRRIKESWNGLPFDTIDAICSRNKVFVDVDKEVFEKVLLFKGNEFAVYNLDADKVEEGYPKRISERLSIPFDSVDAIFQHLGHPEFYVFKGDQYLVYNIETKTVKEGYPKAVDAGWVGVFEHA, encoded by the coding sequence ATGAGCTTAAAAGTAGATGCTGCATTCCAACGGAATGATAACCAACGGGTGTATTTTATTGTAGGCGATAACGTTTTTCGGTACGATCTAGAGGTTGGTAAGAAGTTAGACGATGGCTTCCCTAAGAAGGTGAAGGACTACTGGAAGGGGCTTCCTTTTGATAAAATAGATGCCGTTTATAAGGCGAAGCATGCGGCAAAACTCTACTTCTTCTCGGGAGATATGTATGCCAGGTACGATATTGATGGCGAGCGAATGGATGAGGGCTACCCTCGGCGAATAAAGGAGAGCTGGAATGGACTTCCATTTGATACGATAGATGCTATTTGCTCTCGCAATAAGGTGTTTGTGGATGTTGATAAGGAGGTATTCGAAAAGGTTTTACTTTTTAAAGGGAACGAGTTTGCCGTATATAACTTGGATGCCGATAAGGTAGAGGAGGGCTATCCAAAAAGGATTAGTGAGCGGCTGAGCATTCCGTTTGATTCGGTTGATGCAATATTTCAGCACCTAGGCCATCCCGAGTTCTATGTTTTTAAAGGCGACCAATATTTAGTTTACAATATTGAAACAAAAACGGTGAAGGAGGGCTATCCGAAGGCTGTGGACGCAGGTTGGGTTGGTGTTTTTGAGCACGCATAA
- a CDS encoding HAD family hydrolase gives MSNNIKTIIFDLGGVLIDWNPEYLYRKIFDNDESKMEWFLTEICPYSWNENQDAGKSWPLAIEEKVAEHPQYREWIEPYYYRWEEMLGGSLQGTVEILKKLIDSKKYQILALTNWSADTFPKALQHFEFLHWFDGIVVSGEENTRKPFHDIYQILFERYNVTPSEAIFIDDNTKNIEAGNELGLNCINFKSPTDLAEELKKYNVEI, from the coding sequence ATGAGCAACAATATTAAAACAATCATTTTCGACTTAGGTGGTGTTCTTATCGACTGGAATCCCGAATACCTTTACCGCAAAATATTCGACAACGACGAATCAAAGATGGAGTGGTTTCTCACAGAGATTTGCCCCTACAGCTGGAATGAAAATCAGGATGCCGGAAAAAGTTGGCCGCTTGCCATTGAGGAAAAGGTAGCCGAACATCCCCAATACCGCGAATGGATAGAGCCCTACTACTACCGCTGGGAGGAGATGCTCGGTGGATCACTACAAGGTACCGTAGAAATACTTAAAAAGCTGATCGACTCTAAAAAATATCAGATACTTGCTCTTACCAACTGGAGTGCAGACACTTTTCCCAAAGCGCTTCAACATTTCGAGTTTCTCCATTGGTTCGATGGAATTGTGGTATCTGGCGAAGAAAATACGCGCAAACCTTTTCATGATATCTACCAAATACTTTTCGAACGCTACAACGTAACTCCTTCCGAAGCCATTTTCATCGATGATAACACTAAAAATATAGAGGCTGGAAATGAGCTAGGACTAAATTGCATAAACTTCAAATCACCAACAGATTTAGCCGAAGAACTTAAAAAGTATAATGTGGAAATATAA
- a CDS encoding efflux RND transporter periplasmic adaptor subunit, giving the protein MRAIAILGKASMLLLASGILLTGCSGNSKNAKGKDRKKDPLEVNAIIVKESSLENDVTVNGSLMPNEQVDLKAEAQGKIISLNLQEGAAVSKGALLAKLNDSDLQATLKRLKVQETQANLDERRKRELLAINGISQQDYEQAKTSLESIRADIQMTNAQIAKTEIRAPFNGTVGLRSVSLGAFVNQTSVIAKLIQTNPLKIEFNLPERYAMVVKKGATIAFTVEGDNVDYSAKIYAIEPDIDPLSRTVKIRGYASNAKNNLIPGSYIKVNVPLHGGATKLLPAETIVPLLGSQNVYLAKGGKAVLTTIKTGFRTGTQVEIINGISVGDTVITTGLMMLKNEMPIKVTTVE; this is encoded by the coding sequence ATGAGAGCGATAGCAATACTTGGAAAGGCATCCATGCTCCTACTAGCATCTGGCATCCTACTTACAGGATGCTCTGGTAACAGTAAAAACGCCAAAGGTAAAGACCGAAAAAAGGACCCTTTAGAGGTTAACGCCATCATTGTAAAGGAATCGTCATTAGAGAATGATGTAACGGTAAATGGCTCCCTGATGCCCAACGAGCAGGTTGACCTAAAGGCCGAAGCGCAAGGTAAAATCATCTCGCTAAACCTACAGGAAGGTGCGGCTGTAAGTAAGGGCGCCCTACTTGCCAAGCTTAACGACTCCGACCTTCAGGCAACCCTAAAAAGGCTAAAGGTGCAGGAGACCCAAGCCAACTTGGACGAGAGGCGCAAAAGAGAGCTTTTGGCAATTAATGGGATTAGCCAGCAAGATTACGAGCAGGCTAAAACATCGCTCGAATCTATCAGAGCCGATATCCAAATGACCAACGCCCAAATTGCAAAAACCGAAATCAGGGCTCCGTTTAACGGAACCGTAGGCTTGCGCTCGGTAAGCCTTGGCGCATTTGTAAACCAAACAAGCGTTATCGCAAAGCTAATTCAGACCAATCCGCTTAAAATCGAATTTAACCTACCCGAACGCTACGCCATGGTTGTCAAAAAAGGGGCAACCATCGCATTTACTGTAGAGGGAGATAACGTGGATTATAGCGCTAAGATTTATGCGATAGAGCCAGATATAGATCCGCTATCGCGCACCGTAAAAATTAGGGGCTACGCTTCGAATGCCAAAAATAACCTGATACCCGGCTCGTACATCAAGGTGAACGTACCGCTGCATGGCGGCGCCACCAAGCTCCTACCTGCCGAAACCATTGTTCCGCTGCTAGGCTCGCAAAATGTCTATCTGGCTAAAGGCGGAAAGGCGGTGCTGACAACAATCAAGACCGGCTTTAGAACCGGCACCCAGGTAGAAATCATAAATGGAATTTCGGTTGGAGATACCGTTATCACCACAGGTCTTATGATGCTAAAGAACGAGATGCCTATTAAGGTAACAACCGTAGAATAG
- a CDS encoding efflux RND transporter permease subunit: MSLYATSIKRPVLTMVYSIIIVLFGFVGFSYLGVREYPSIDPPVVTVSTSYTGANADVIEAQITEPLEASINGIQGIKSLTSSSSDGRSRITVEFELGKDMESATNDVRDRVSQAIRLLPKDVDPPVVSKADADSDPVLAFSIQSSKRDLLYISDMANNVVKERLQTINGVSQVAIWGEKKYAMKIDLDPIKMAAYKITPSDIRTALSRENVELPAGRVEGYNVELSIRTLGRLSTVDEFNNLNIKDVGGTIIKLKDVGTASLKPENERSINRGKGLIPQVAIALIPQPGSNQVQIADDAYKRIEQLKKELPKDIMINTVWDVTQNIRKAITEVQETILLAFILVVIVIFFFLRSWRTTLIPIIAIPISLIGSFFVMYLAGFSINVLTMLGIVLTTGLVVDDAIVVLENIFKKIEHGENPYKASVEGTKEIFFAVISTTITLIAVFFPIIFLEGATGRLFREFGIVVAAAILISTFVSLTLTPMMCARLLKADKKESRFYTISENFFNWLSDGYHRQLTKFIKYRWISIAIMLFSLIIIFLIGKNLPSELAPLEDKSRLSVMATAPEGTGFEKMDSYILNIAKTVDTIPEVESVIALTSFGGGGGGINNGFVRVSLSPKTERNRSQQEIADQLSAITKKNNFAKAFVTQEQTINIGRGGGMPVSFVIQAPSFEKLKEILPKFLEKAQASPIFQVVDVDLKFNKPELQIKIDRDKARSLGVTVSDISEALQLYFSGQRYGYFIMNGKQYQVIGQATRSLRDDPNDIRSIYIRSSNNELIQLGELVSTVEESTPPQRFRYNRYISATVSANPVPGKTMGQGIEEMRKIAKETLDDSFSTTLSGISKQFEESSNSLYFAFMLAIVLIYLILAAQFESFRDPLIIMLTVPLALAGAMLSLWIFGQTMNIFSQIGIIVLVGIVTKNGILIVEFANQKKQAGLNIKTAVIEAASARLRPILMTSLATIFGTLPIALALGAASTSRIPLGIAIIGGLIFALILTLFVIPALYTFLTRKSANIKHSIDID; the protein is encoded by the coding sequence ATGAGCCTTTACGCAACCAGTATAAAACGACCTGTGCTTACGATGGTGTACTCCATTATCATCGTACTGTTCGGGTTCGTGGGCTTTTCCTACTTAGGAGTAAGAGAGTATCCTAGCATCGACCCTCCGGTGGTTACCGTAAGTACGAGCTACACGGGGGCAAATGCCGATGTTATAGAAGCCCAAATTACAGAACCTCTCGAAGCATCCATCAACGGTATCCAAGGTATTAAATCGCTCACCTCCTCCTCTTCGGACGGAAGAAGCCGTATCACCGTAGAGTTTGAGCTTGGCAAGGATATGGAAAGCGCCACCAACGATGTGCGCGACCGAGTTTCGCAGGCCATTCGCCTCCTGCCAAAGGATGTCGATCCGCCCGTTGTATCTAAGGCAGATGCCGACTCCGACCCTGTTCTTGCTTTTAGCATCCAAAGCAGCAAGCGCGACCTGCTGTACATTTCGGACATGGCCAACAATGTTGTGAAGGAAAGGCTTCAAACCATAAACGGAGTAAGCCAGGTTGCCATTTGGGGTGAAAAGAAGTATGCGATGAAGATCGATCTAGATCCAATCAAGATGGCCGCCTACAAAATTACCCCCAGCGATATCCGTACAGCCCTTTCGCGCGAAAACGTGGAGCTGCCAGCCGGTAGAGTTGAAGGCTACAACGTTGAACTTAGCATTCGTACCCTTGGTAGGCTTTCAACCGTTGATGAATTTAACAACCTAAACATTAAGGATGTTGGTGGTACAATCATCAAGCTAAAGGATGTTGGAACCGCAAGCCTTAAGCCCGAAAACGAAAGATCAATCAATAGAGGGAAGGGGTTAATCCCCCAGGTAGCCATTGCGCTTATTCCCCAGCCTGGCTCTAACCAAGTTCAGATTGCCGATGACGCCTACAAACGCATAGAGCAGCTAAAGAAAGAGCTTCCAAAGGATATCATGATCAATACCGTTTGGGATGTTACCCAAAACATTAGAAAAGCAATTACCGAGGTGCAGGAAACCATCCTCCTAGCCTTTATACTTGTGGTAATCGTAATCTTCTTCTTCCTACGCAGCTGGAGAACTACGCTTATCCCCATTATCGCAATTCCGATATCCCTTATTGGAAGCTTTTTTGTGATGTATCTGGCAGGGTTCTCCATCAACGTGCTTACCATGCTTGGTATCGTACTTACAACCGGATTGGTGGTAGACGATGCAATTGTGGTTCTTGAAAATATCTTTAAGAAAATTGAGCATGGCGAAAATCCGTACAAGGCAAGCGTCGAGGGGACAAAGGAGATTTTCTTTGCCGTAATATCAACAACCATTACTCTTATCGCGGTATTCTTCCCCATTATCTTCCTCGAAGGAGCAACCGGCCGACTATTCCGCGAATTTGGGATTGTGGTGGCTGCAGCTATTCTGATATCCACCTTCGTATCGCTTACGCTTACGCCTATGATGTGCGCTCGCCTTTTGAAGGCAGATAAAAAGGAGAGTAGATTTTATACCATATCGGAAAACTTCTTCAACTGGCTAAGCGATGGCTACCATCGTCAGCTAACAAAGTTCATCAAATACAGATGGATATCTATTGCCATAATGCTATTCTCGTTGATAATTATATTCCTTATTGGGAAAAACTTACCATCGGAATTAGCTCCATTGGAAGATAAAAGTCGCCTATCCGTTATGGCAACAGCGCCAGAAGGAACCGGCTTTGAGAAAATGGATAGCTACATTCTCAATATCGCCAAAACTGTTGACACCATCCCCGAAGTGGAAAGCGTAATTGCCTTAACGTCTTTCGGCGGCGGCGGTGGCGGTATCAACAACGGCTTTGTTAGGGTTTCGTTATCGCCTAAAACCGAACGAAACAGGAGCCAGCAGGAAATAGCAGATCAGCTATCGGCCATTACTAAAAAGAATAATTTCGCCAAGGCGTTCGTCACCCAAGAGCAAACCATAAATATTGGCCGAGGTGGAGGTATGCCGGTTAGCTTTGTAATCCAAGCGCCCAGCTTCGAAAAGTTAAAGGAGATTTTACCTAAATTTTTGGAGAAAGCACAAGCTAGCCCAATATTTCAGGTGGTGGATGTCGACCTAAAATTTAATAAGCCCGAACTCCAAATTAAGATTGACCGAGACAAGGCCCGCTCGTTGGGTGTTACGGTAAGCGATATTTCGGAGGCGCTTCAGCTATACTTTAGCGGTCAGCGCTACGGCTACTTTATTATGAATGGAAAGCAGTACCAGGTTATTGGACAAGCAACCCGCAGCTTACGCGATGACCCCAACGATATTCGTAGCATCTATATCCGCAGCAGCAACAATGAGCTCATTCAGCTAGGCGAGCTGGTGTCGACTGTAGAGGAGAGTACGCCACCTCAACGCTTCCGCTACAATAGGTATATCTCTGCAACGGTTTCGGCCAACCCTGTTCCAGGAAAGACAATGGGACAAGGCATCGAAGAAATGCGAAAGATTGCCAAAGAAACGCTCGACGACTCCTTTTCAACTACGCTATCTGGAATATCGAAGCAATTTGAGGAGAGCTCAAACAGCCTCTACTTTGCATTCATGCTAGCAATCGTGCTTATATACTTAATTCTTGCTGCTCAGTTCGAAAGTTTCCGAGATCCGCTTATCATCATGCTTACAGTTCCGTTGGCGCTGGCAGGTGCAATGCTTTCGCTTTGGATATTTGGGCAAACAATGAACATTTTCAGCCAGATCGGAATCATCGTTTTGGTGGGTATCGTAACTAAAAACGGCATCCTGATTGTAGAGTTTGCCAACCAAAAGAAGCAAGCAGGGCTAAATATAAAAACAGCGGTAATCGAAGCGGCATCGGCCCGTTTACGACCTATCCTAATGACAAGCCTTGCCACCATATTCGGTACGCTACCTATTGCATTAGCACTCGGGGCTGCATCAACTAGCCGCATCCCATTGGGTATTGCAATTATTGGCGGATTAATATTTGCCCTAATTCTTACGCTTTTTGTTATCCCGGCTCTTTACACCTTCCTAACCCGAAAAAGCGCCAACATTAAGCATAGCATCGATATAGATTAA